In the genome of Bacillus thuringiensis, the window CTCTTTTCTGCTTTGCTAACGCCGCCGCTTTTGCCTTTGCTGCCGCTGCTGCCTTCGCCTTCGCTTTCGCTTTTTCTTCTTCCGTTACTTCTTCTGTTCCTTCTCTTTTCTGCTTCGCTAACGCTGCTGCACGTCGTTTTGCTTCTTCTATAGTAGTATCATTATTTTTTGGTAGCGCTTTCTCTTTTTCTTGATCTTCTGCCTCAAGCTCACTTATTTCCGCCTCGTGTTTCGCTAAAAGGCGTTTTCTCGCTTCTTCTTTTGCACGCCTAGCTGCTTCTTTTTTCAGATCCTCTAAATCTTTGTTTGGATTACTCATTTATTCGTCACCTGCTTCCCGGTCTTTGCTTCGTAACGAATTTTTTCTTTTAATTTATTAATTCCATAAATTAAAGCAGCCGGATTTGGGGGACAACCAGGAATATACACATCAACTGGTACGATTTGGTCTACACCTTTCACAACAGCGTATGAATTTACATACGGACCACCTGCTGTCGCACAAGATCCCATCGCAATAACCCATTTCGGTTCGGGCATTTGATCATATAAACGCCGAACAATAGGAGCCATCTTCTTCGTTACTGTTCCCGATACAATCATGACGTCCGATTGCCTTGGTGAAGTCCGAAAAAATGACCCAAATCGATCTAAATCATAATGTGATGAGCCTACTCCCATCATTTCAATTGCACAGCACGCCAGTCCGAATGTCATCGGCCATAAAGAATTGCTCCTCGCCCATCCTTTCAACTGTTCCAATGTAGAAAAAAAGATGTTTCGTTCTAATTCTGCTCGCTCATTTGGATGTAATTCCTCAAAATTTATAACCATTGTAACACCTTCTTTTTCCAAGCATACGCTAATCCAACTAGCAACATTACAACAAAGATGAGCATTTCAATTAATGCAAATAAACCTAGCTTGTCATACGCAACAGCCCAAGGATATAAAAATAAAGTTTCTACATCAAAGATCACAAACAATAAAGCGAAAATATAATAACGAGCATGAAACCGAATATTTGCATCATGAAAAGGCTCAATTCCACTCTCATACGTCGTCGCCTTTGCTGCACTTGGTTTATTTGGGCGCAGCATCCTTCCTAATGTAAGAGCCACTACCGGCAGCAATATACCTAATAGCAAGAAAATCAAAACGATCATATAACTATTTTCATATACACTTGCCATTGTGAAACCCTCCCCCCTAAATTAAGAACAAGTTCACATAGTAAACAATATGTCCTAGTTGCAGTAATTATTATTTTTAAATTTTTCTAAATAATACAACTATTCTAATCATTATAGCAAACTTCAAATTCCTATGTCGATATGTTGGGAGACAGAAACAAGAATTATTAAAATCTATTTTTACAACTCGCTATAACTGTGCAAAATAAATATAAAACTTATATATGCTTTTCAAGAAACCGTAGGTGATATAAATGAAAAAACAAACACATGTAAGTATTCTTATAAGCATTGTATTGCTGTCTATAACGATTCACTACGTAGCGATGCCTTTTCTATATGAATACTCATTTCCTTTTCAGCTATTAATCGGAATGAGTACCCTATTAATTGATATTATCGCTTGTAGTTATATACTTTACTTTTCAAACATGAAAGAAGGGCTACCTCGTTTATTTTGGATTATATTATCTGTTGGAGCTCTCTCTTATTTTATCGGTGATATAGTCGTTGCCTATCAGCGTTTAATTGTAAAGGACTTCTATACGTTCGTTGATCCGTCTGATTTTTTTTACTTACTTTTTTTAGTTAGTTTTGCATTTGCCTTTCTATACGAAATCATTTATAACCGAGATTTATTAGAAAAACTTTTTATGCTATGTGATATTTGTATTATCGTTACAGCCCAATTTACTTTAAGTTACTACTTACTTATTGAACGAACCATTCACATCTTTACAACATCCTATATCGACATATTTGTTCAACTTACCTATCCAATGGCTGATTTACTCTTTCTCTTAATAGGAATCAACCTTTTATTCAAACCACTATCCTTATTACCTAAAAAGGTCGGTGCACTTCTTGGCAGTGCTTTAATTTTATATGCTACTACAGATGCAATTTATGCTTATATAAAATACTTCACACCAGAGTATTCTATGTTTACAGTTACCCCTTTCTATCAAGTAACCTTAGTGCTAGTAGCAATCGCCTGTATTCTCCATACAAAAGAGCCTGAAAAACAAGAACAAGTACTACTAACGCCTAAAATTGGTGAATCAATCCGATTATCATTACCGTATATTTCGGTAGTAATGCTTATTGTTTTTATATTAGTTGAATACGTTTTTGCACCTATTATAGTAATCGGACTTATAATAACTTTCTCTTTCGTTCTCATACGTCATAGTTTAGTTCGAAAACAAAATAAAATATTATTGCTAGCTCAAATGCAATTCAACTCAGAACTCGAGAAACAAATTAAACTACGTACAGAAGATTTAGTAGAACAGAAAAATGAACTCTATCATAATCAACAAATGTTTAAATCTTTATACGAGCATCATCCAGATCCAATCTTTACATTAGATTTGTACGGTAATTTTCTCAAAGTAAATAACGCTGGTACTACTTTACTTGGTTATCAAACGAATGAATTATTAAACCAGCCTTACTATTCACTCATATACGAAGAAGATTTAGAAGAAATGATTAACGCCTTTCATCGTGTAAAAAAGGGATATTCTATCTCTTTAGAAATAAGGGCGTACCATAAAAACAGAGATATTTACTACTTGCACGTTACCGCCGTACCGATCTTTTTAAAGGAGAAAATTTCTGGGGTTTATTTAATGATTAAAGATATTACGGAAAGCAAACAACAACAAGAACAAATTAATTTCCTAGCATACCATGATACTTTAACAGAGCTTGCAAATCGTCGTGCATTTCATCAACATTTAGAACAGGCAATTGCACGAGCAAAAATATCGAAAAAGCCTTTCGCTGTTATGTTTCTCGACCTAGACCGTTTTAAAGTTATTAATGATACCCTCGGTCATCGAGTAGGAGACCTATTGCTTATCGCAGTAGCAAAAAGGCTCGAAAGAATATCAACATCAAATATGAAACTCGCGCGGCTAGCTGGAGATGAGTTCACAATCCTTATCGAGAATTACAAAAAAAAGCCAGATGTCCAAAAAATAGCTGATATGATTGTAGCGGCCATGAATGAGCCATTTGAAATCGAAAATCAACATTTACAAATCTCACCGAGTATCGGAATTGCAATATATCCTGAAGCAGGTGAAGATCCACTATCCATTTTGCAGCATGCTGATATGGCCATGTACGAAGCAAAGAATAAAGGGAAAAACGGTAGCTCTCTTTACACGAAAGAACTATATAAAAAAATAGAACGAAAAGCTCGAATTGAAAAAGATTTACCAATCGCTTTAGTAAACAAAGAATTTTATCTCGTCTATCAACCACAAATTGATACGACAACAAATAAAATTATCGGTGCTGAAGCTTTAATACGTTGGAAACACCCGCTATTAGGTGACATTTCACCATGTGAGTTTATTCCAATTGTAGAAGAGACGCCACAAGTAGTCCCACTTGGACATTGGGTATTACAAGAAGCTTGTCTCCAATTAAAAATATGGCATACTTTTGGATACCAAAATTTAAAAATAAGTGTTAATT includes:
- the nuoB gene encoding NADH-quinone oxidoreductase subunit NuoB → MVINFEELHPNERAELERNIFFSTLEQLKGWARSNSLWPMTFGLACCAIEMMGVGSSHYDLDRFGSFFRTSPRQSDVMIVSGTVTKKMAPIVRRLYDQMPEPKWVIAMGSCATAGGPYVNSYAVVKGVDQIVPVDVYIPGCPPNPAALIYGINKLKEKIRYEAKTGKQVTNK
- the nuoA gene encoding NADH-quinone oxidoreductase subunit NuoA, whose product is MASVYENSYMIVLIFLLLGILLPVVALTLGRMLRPNKPSAAKATTYESGIEPFHDANIRFHARYYIFALLFVIFDVETLFLYPWAVAYDKLGLFALIEMLIFVVMLLVGLAYAWKKKVLQWL
- a CDS encoding putative bifunctional diguanylate cyclase/phosphodiesterase, coding for MKKQTHVSILISIVLLSITIHYVAMPFLYEYSFPFQLLIGMSTLLIDIIACSYILYFSNMKEGLPRLFWIILSVGALSYFIGDIVVAYQRLIVKDFYTFVDPSDFFYLLFLVSFAFAFLYEIIYNRDLLEKLFMLCDICIIVTAQFTLSYYLLIERTIHIFTTSYIDIFVQLTYPMADLLFLLIGINLLFKPLSLLPKKVGALLGSALILYATTDAIYAYIKYFTPEYSMFTVTPFYQVTLVLVAIACILHTKEPEKQEQVLLTPKIGESIRLSLPYISVVMLIVFILVEYVFAPIIVIGLIITFSFVLIRHSLVRKQNKILLLAQMQFNSELEKQIKLRTEDLVEQKNELYHNQQMFKSLYEHHPDPIFTLDLYGNFLKVNNAGTTLLGYQTNELLNQPYYSLIYEEDLEEMINAFHRVKKGYSISLEIRAYHKNRDIYYLHVTAVPIFLKEKISGVYLMIKDITESKQQQEQINFLAYHDTLTELANRRAFHQHLEQAIARAKISKKPFAVMFLDLDRFKVINDTLGHRVGDLLLIAVAKRLERISTSNMKLARLAGDEFTILIENYKKKPDVQKIADMIVAAMNEPFEIENQHLQISPSIGIAIYPEAGEDPLSILQHADMAMYEAKNKGKNGSSLYTKELYKKIERKARIEKDLPIALVNKEFYLVYQPQIDTTTNKIIGAEALIRWKHPLLGDISPCEFIPIVEETPQVVPLGHWVLQEACLQLKIWHTFGYQNLKISVNLSAKEFRQDQLIENISQILNDVQVDPKYVTLELTERIAMIDEKETLLRLKQLKEYGIQTSIDDFGTGYSSLAYLSIFPIDTLKVPREFTQLADHRPEERAIVSTILSLANTLNLSVVAEGIETEKQLKFLQKHNCKYMQGYYFSKPLTSNQFIKFLQKNPSMNK